The Pseudomonadota bacterium nucleotide sequence GCTCGGAGGACCTGCAAAAGACCCTTATGAACGCCGAGCTAGCCATAATGGAGGGGCTCTCTGTGCAGGCGCTAGGCGCACAAGCTCCAAATTCTACCCTACCTTCTACCCTGCCTTCCAGCCTGCCTTCCAGCCTGCCTACCAGTCTGCCAATCGTAGTGCCCAGCAAAAGATCAGTAGTAGCGCCACTACCGGTAGTTACTAAGCCAAAAGCACCGACAATTCAGGCTCTCCCCGTGATTCCAGCTATTGGTAAAACTGCGCCCTCTGCCCCTAATACAGCAACGCTGATTCCAGCAAAACAAACTCAGCCAGCAGCTAATACAACCGATCTGCAGAGCCAAAACGAGGCTCTGCGCCGCGCGCTTAAGGCGCAAAATGACCGAATTACTCTTCTAGAACAGGAGCTTCAGGAGTCGCGTAACGAACACTCCCTCGCTGAGGTCGAAGCACGCAGACTTTCAACTATGGTTGATGCCAAGACCCGCGCCAGCCTCGGTAAGTATAACGTCCCTATGCCAGCTACCTATTCGCAGCCGGTGATAGAGACGCAAAAGGTTGCCCCTCTGCCGCACAACATTCCAGTTGATGTTAAGCCACCTAGCCCAAACGCAGAGCTTCAGATCGCAACTATCTCAGTTGATAAGGCCGACCTGCGCCTGGGACCTGGCAAAAATAATTCTGCTCTGATGTCGCTCCGTCGTGGCTCGCGCCTCGCCGTAGAGGCACGCCAAGGTGAATGGTATCGGGTCTTCGCTCCCAATGGACAGAGGGCCTGGGTGCACGCAAGTCTAGTAACTTTTGGCGAGGGGGCCTCAAGCCTTAATGACGGTAGCTCCGTTCGGGTGAAGGGCTTCACTACAAACGTTGAAGAGGAGGCGTTTAGACGACTCCAAAAGATGAATGCTGGAAACTAGCGTATGCTTTCAACCTCTGCTAACCGATATCTGGCTACTCTCCCTCTCACCTTCTTGGTGTTAACTCTTCCTACTATCTTTGCTCTAACTCTTCCAACGCTCGTTTACGCTACTCCCACTAAAGCGACAGAGGCTCTTCAGGCTATATCTACTAAGTCGACCTTCGTTTATCCCGTAATGGGCCCCCGTAAGTCGGGTAACTTCGGAACCCGCAAGCACCCAATTAAGCGCGTTCACCAACACCATCACGGTATCGATCTAGCTGCTCCACAGGGTACTCCGATCCGATCTATTGCAGACGGGCAGGTCATCTTTGCGGATCCTTACGCCGGCTATGGAAAGTTAGTCGTAGTAAAACACTCAGGGGGTCTCACCAGTCACTATGGACACTGCGCCGCGTTCAAGGTGCAGCCGGGTGCCACGGTTCGTGCCGGAGATATCCTAGCTACAGTTGGAAGCACCGGCATCTCAACCGGGCCACACCTGCACTTTGAACTGCGCAAAGGTGGCATTCCACTTAATCCTGAGCAAATCTTGCCCGGGCTTGCCAGCGCCTCTGAGGGATAAACTGCGGCAGCTTAATCTCCCTGTTTTATGCTATTTTCTGCTATTCTCGCTGGAAATAGCTACTTAGAGCCTAACTAGGCTACCCGGCTAATTGATCTAAAAAAACAATTCCAGGTGCTTCTTTTATTAGTCTGTTATGCAACACAGCTGATCGAATCTGCTATAACCTTTAATGAAACTGGGGCGTGCTAGTTCACGCCGTTAAGAAACAGATAGAAACGAAACAACAAATAAGTTAATAACGAGGTCATATGAAAAAGTTAGTAAAAATTGTATCTGAGAAGATTAAGACGGCGTGTCAGTACACAGCGGCATCATTCGCTGCTCCAAGTGAGGCGCAGGTACGTACGATTATATTTCTTGCTGGAATAAGCATGCTTGCAATAAGTTTATCGCTTGATGCTACTGCCCAGGGAACAGGAGGAGGAGGAAATACGTACACGAAATATAACGATGCTAAGGTCGCAAATGCGGTTAACGCAATCATGACGTACCTTGAGGGTTCGTTCGGAGCGTTAATCATGGCTGCATCTGGAATCGGCGCGATTATGAG carries:
- a CDS encoding SH3 domain-containing protein codes for the protein MRTVFFSIYWIKLLALSGAIVAGVITCSPLAYSQPRGGLEGSEDLQKTLMNAELAIMEGLSVQALGAQAPNSTLPSTLPSSLPSSLPTSLPIVVPSKRSVVAPLPVVTKPKAPTIQALPVIPAIGKTAPSAPNTATLIPAKQTQPAANTTDLQSQNEALRRALKAQNDRITLLEQELQESRNEHSLAEVEARRLSTMVDAKTRASLGKYNVPMPATYSQPVIETQKVAPLPHNIPVDVKPPSPNAELQIATISVDKADLRLGPGKNNSALMSLRRGSRLAVEARQGEWYRVFAPNGQRAWVHASLVTFGEGASSLNDGSSVRVKGFTTNVEEEAFRRLQKMNAGN
- a CDS encoding M23 family metallopeptidase is translated as MLSTSANRYLATLPLTFLVLTLPTIFALTLPTLVYATPTKATEALQAISTKSTFVYPVMGPRKSGNFGTRKHPIKRVHQHHHGIDLAAPQGTPIRSIADGQVIFADPYAGYGKLVVVKHSGGLTSHYGHCAAFKVQPGATVRAGDILATVGSTGISTGPHLHFELRKGGIPLNPEQILPGLASASEG